In Carnobacteriaceae bacterium zg-84, the genomic window TTTTATTTACCGTTATTTCAGGTGTGTGTGGTTCAATGGTTTCTAAAGTTGAAGATGTTCAAAAAGTGATGTTACCTCTTGTTTTATTCTTAGTTGTCGGATTTTATATTGGAATGTTCGGTATGATAATGCCAAATAATATTGTCGTTCGTGTAGCATCGTTTATTCCAATTTTATCACCATTTATCGTTCCATTTAGAGTAGCATCAAGTTCTATTCAAGTTGTTGAGCTATTTAGTATTATGGGATTAACGATAGCTTTTACCATTTTAGTATTATATTTAGGTATGGAAATGTATAAGGCAAATGTTTTAATTTACTCAGATAAAGGACCTTTGCAAGTGATTAAACAAGGATTTACTTTAATGAAAAGTGAACGTAAAAGAAACAATAAAAATAGTTAGAAAAACGGCTCTTCGTCATATCAAAAGACGAAGAGCCATTATTGTTAGTCATAAAAAATTTGATGCCAAATTTTTTATATTTTGAAAAGTAAGCATGGGGTATGCTTTTAAAAAAATTATTTTGATTTTAATAAATCACGAATTTCTGTTAATAATTCTTCAGATGTAGGCGCAGCAGGTGTTTCTTCTGTTACTTCTGCTTCGGCTTTTTTTCTTAAAGAGCTTGCTGTTTCAATTGCTTTTAAAGTGAAGAATAAAACAGTACCGATTAAAACAAAGTTAATAACAGCGTTGATAAAGTTACCTACTCTGATTGTTCCTAACATAATGCTTTCAAAACTTGGTTGACCAAAAATCATTGCAATGATTGGTGTGAAAATATCTTCAACTAAAGATTTTACAATTGCTCCAAATGCACCACCGATAATCACAGCAACAGCTAAGTCTACGATGTTACCACGTAATAAAAATGATTTCAATTCTTTTAAAGTATCTTTTAACATAATCCTTGTCCTTTCTATTTATTATAATTATGAATTACAAGAAACCATATTATCGAAAATAGGGCAGAAATGCAATAGAAAAAGGACTAAAATTTTAAATTTAATTTTTTTTTAATCTGATAAATCAAAAAATAAAAATAAGCTGACTTAAAAATTAATATTTGTTTTAAATAGTGGATTTAGTGATACTCAAAAAGGCTTGACATCAAACTATTGAAGTTGATGTCAAGCCTCTTTACTATTTATCCAGCTTTTGTATTTGTACTGATATAAATGATTGGTGTTATATATTTTTTACTTTTAAGTCAGCTTTGAAATAATAGTATAAAACCTTACTTAATCAGTGGGATAATAGAGTCAAATAATTCTTTATTTTCTTCTAACGATTGCTTGCTTCCAACAACGCATCGTGCTTTATGTGACATTGCTTTTTCAACATATGTTGCTAATTGTCTTAAATCTTCAATTGTTGTATGTAGTACTTGTGAACGCTCTTTTTGAACATCTTCTAATGTAATATTTTTTAAATAGCGATTGAATGCTACTAATCCTTTTTCATTTTCGGATAGGGGTGTATCTAATGAGCCGATTGTTCCAATAATATATTTCGTAAGTTCACGATTATCTAATGCTAATGTTTCAATAAATTCTGGTGCTTTCTCATAGGCTTGTATTGTTTTAAGCACATTTGGATCGCGGTAAGACATAAATAAGAAACTACCTTCTTTATCCAAAATAGTAAATGCGCCGTAGGCTCCACCTTGTACACGAACAGTATTCCATAAGTATGTAAACGATAGAAGTGTTTTAAGCACGAGTAAGTGACCTGTAAAGGATAATCCATCTAAGGCAACATTGTAACCTTGTCCGACGTATTGAATGTCTTGGGATAAAGCAAATCCTTCATTTAAAATACCAAATGGTTCAATGAAAGGAACACTTTCTAATGGTTTATTTGGTAAATTTGTTAGAAATGGTTTTATCGTGTCTTGGATAGAGGTTGATGCACCTGTATAACCAATGGTTAATTTATGTTGGTTAAATAATTGAGCATAAACACGTTGCAGATTTTGAATAAGTGTTGAAGCTTGTTCGTCAAAATCTTCCAATATATCGGCAATAAAACGATAGAAATCAATACCACCTGTAAATTGTCCATAAGCAGCTTTTGAACTGTAATAGCTTGTTAAACGATTAAACGCTACTACATGGCTCGTGCCAAAGAATTGATTTGATTCGATACGAGATTTGATTTTTAATAATTCTTCTTTTAATTTTTGTTTATCTGTAAATTGTGTGTGTAGTAAAATCTCTTTTAATAAAGTTAGTAATGTTGGTGTATATTCAGAGAATGCTTTACCACTCACTGTTAAAATTGGGATAGATACGTCGCCTTTTGTATAGGCGCTTGTATTGAAGGAAACACCGCCCGTATAGCTATCAATTTCAGTGGATAATGCTTCAACAGAATAGTTACTTGTACCAAGATGTTCCAATAATCGAACGATTAACCCAACGTAAGTATAATCACTGTGTTGAATATGCGATATATCAAAGAAAAAGTTAAAATAATCAATATTTCCAGTAAATGTTTTATATGTTAAATAAGTTACTGTGTCTTGTTTATCAACGATAAGAGGATAGTCACTTGCTGTTTCGTTTAAATCTTCTAAAGATAGTAGTGGTAATTTTTCTAAATCTTCTTTTGTATCGTCTGTTTGTTGAATGTGCAATAATGTTTGTGTTTCTTTTACTAAAGTATCAATGTCATCTTTTGTCAAAGAGTTTTTATATAATTGCAAGTCTTGATGTACTTTCTCGAATGTTTGTTTGTTCAAATTCTTTTGTGGAATAGCATGTAACATCAAAATATGCGTATTATTTAATAGATACTTACGAATTAAATCAATAAGAATTTTTGGATTTTTTTCGATGTCATCTAAGTCTTTTGTAAATCCAAAGTAACTAAATGGATTATCATTATACAACCATGATTCCATAGCGTTAATAGCACGTACAACACCTTTTGCCGCAGCGCCTTCCTCATTGCCTTCCAATAGCATAAATCGTGCTTTGTTAATGGCAGCAGTAACCAGTTTTTGTTCCAAACCATTTTCTACAATATCGTTTAATGTATCAAAAACAATACGCTTGAAAGTATCAGCATGTTTGATGTCACTATTTTTTAAGAGAATGCTCAAATTT contains:
- the mscL gene encoding large conductance mechanosensitive channel protein MscL produces the protein MLKDTLKELKSFLLRGNIVDLAVAVIIGGAFGAIVKSLVEDIFTPIIAMIFGQPSFESIMLGTIRVGNFINAVINFVLIGTVLFFTLKAIETASSLRKKAEAEVTEETPAAPTSEELLTEIRDLLKSK
- a CDS encoding insulinase family protein, with translation MSFHLKERINLPDINSIGFLYEHDKTKARVAYVQNEEKNKTFSISFMTIPYDDNGIAHILEHSVLCGSKKYPTKEPFVELAKGSLNTFLNAMTFSDKTMYPVSSENDKDFTNLMDVYLDAVFFPRLIDNPYILKQEGWHYHLEKPEDDLIYKGVVYNEMKGAFSDPEQVIYREIDARLFPDTLCQHESGGHPLSIPTLTQDAFVDFHSTYYHPSNSYTFLYGAMDIEEKLAHLDMYFNQFDYKDIVKPFIDQKPFESIKEETISYSIEEDETEENKTFLSMNFAIGQSADSKMYLQMTILSDILLGALGSNAAPLKKALLQSGITSDVSSWYAAPSHLSNLSILLKNSDIKHADTFKRIVFDTLNDIVENGLEQKLVTAAINKARFMLLEGNEEGAAAKGVVRAINAMESWLYNDNPFSYFGFTKDLDDIEKNPKILIDLIRKYLLNNTHILMLHAIPQKNLNKQTFEKVHQDLQLYKNSLTKDDIDTLVKETQTLLHIQQTDDTKEDLEKLPLLSLEDLNETASDYPLIVDKQDTVTYLTYKTFTGNIDYFNFFFDISHIQHSDYTYVGLIVRLLEHLGTSNYSVEALSTEIDSYTGGVSFNTSAYTKGDVSIPILTVSGKAFSEYTPTLLTLLKEILLHTQFTDKQKLKEELLKIKSRIESNQFFGTSHVVAFNRLTSYYSSKAAYGQFTGGIDFYRFIADILEDFDEQASTLIQNLQRVYAQLFNQHKLTIGYTGASTSIQDTIKPFLTNLPNKPLESVPFIEPFGILNEGFALSQDIQYVGQGYNVALDGLSFTGHLLVLKTLLSFTYLWNTVRVQGGAYGAFTILDKEGSFLFMSYRDPNVLKTIQAYEKAPEFIETLALDNRELTKYIIGTIGSLDTPLSENEKGLVAFNRYLKNITLEDVQKERSQVLHTTIEDLRQLATYVEKAMSHKARCVVGSKQSLEENKELFDSIIPLIK